Proteins co-encoded in one Arthrobacter alpinus genomic window:
- a CDS encoding VOC family protein, protein MTVQNDLLSADLTMGTVMLKVGDMTLMSNYYQKALGLDVVAEADGGQYLGRGNTPLVHLQPAGGLHIPGRGEAGLFHTALLFDDQASLAATVATAAQYSPQAFAGSADHLVSEAFYFTDPEGNGIELYWDRPRDAWTWSNGEVDMDSLALSPQHYLQQHLTEEAVVGQRQSAADIGHVHLQVGDIKTAESFYVDTLGFEKTSGFHGQALFVSAGGYHHHMAMNVWNSRGAGPRKDTLGLGEVLIQLPGKDDVGALAQRLTHHGIAVANTGAELRFDDPWMNKIRVSVGSGQSV, encoded by the coding sequence ATGACTGTACAAAACGATCTGCTTTCCGCCGACCTCACCATGGGCACCGTGATGCTCAAGGTTGGCGACATGACACTAATGAGCAACTACTACCAGAAGGCCCTCGGGCTTGATGTGGTTGCCGAAGCCGACGGCGGCCAGTACTTGGGTCGCGGCAACACCCCGCTCGTGCACCTTCAGCCGGCCGGTGGCCTGCATATTCCCGGCCGCGGAGAGGCTGGACTATTCCATACCGCGTTGCTGTTCGATGATCAGGCGTCCCTGGCCGCCACCGTGGCTACCGCAGCCCAGTACAGCCCGCAAGCCTTTGCTGGCAGCGCCGATCACCTGGTGTCCGAAGCCTTCTACTTCACCGATCCTGAAGGCAACGGCATCGAGCTCTACTGGGACCGCCCCCGCGATGCCTGGACCTGGAGCAATGGCGAAGTTGACATGGACTCACTGGCCCTTTCACCCCAGCACTACCTGCAGCAGCACCTGACCGAAGAGGCTGTTGTTGGTCAGCGCCAGTCCGCTGCCGACATTGGCCATGTGCACCTGCAGGTTGGGGATATCAAGACGGCTGAATCTTTTTACGTTGACACGCTCGGCTTTGAGAAAACCTCTGGTTTCCATGGCCAGGCACTGTTCGTCTCCGCAGGCGGCTACCACCACCACATGGCCATGAATGTCTGGAATAGTCGCGGCGCTGGTCCCCGCAAGGACACTCTGGGGCTGGGTGAGGTGCTCATTCAGCTTCCGGGTAAGGACGACGTCGGCGCCTTGGCGCAGCGTTTGACTCACCACGGCATTGCCGTCGCCAACACCGGTGCCGAGCTCCGCTTTGATGATCCGTGGATGAACAAAATTCGCGTTAGTGTTGGTAGCGGACAGTCCGTCTAA
- a CDS encoding alpha/beta fold hydrolase, protein MSKTRIVFVHGMDSYGAAAWPAQHLLAGHYDCLFLKRTGFDAVAPVAATDFAADANIVIEALGHGGHVVAHAQGAVAAMMAAVQRPDLVRSLVLIEPLLPSLTAELPASAAYSQRVAELFARSAKLGDAEFLMEFNTLLAVTTAGAAEPVARRAARARLQLPSSAAPLLIIAGVPTLVLTGGWEPLYEEVAGYLESTGAKHVVLRSGHRPHDTAAGAAQIEQFIEATERSAVH, encoded by the coding sequence ATGAGTAAAACCCGGATTGTGTTTGTCCACGGCATGGATAGCTATGGAGCCGCTGCCTGGCCAGCCCAACACCTCCTCGCCGGTCACTACGATTGTCTCTTTCTCAAGCGCACCGGATTTGACGCCGTCGCACCTGTCGCCGCAACTGACTTTGCCGCCGATGCCAACATTGTCATTGAGGCACTCGGCCACGGCGGGCACGTGGTGGCCCACGCCCAAGGCGCAGTGGCCGCCATGATGGCAGCGGTGCAGCGCCCTGATCTGGTCAGGTCGCTGGTTTTAATTGAGCCCTTGTTGCCGTCATTGACAGCCGAACTGCCGGCCAGCGCGGCGTATTCACAGCGCGTGGCGGAATTGTTCGCCCGTTCCGCGAAGCTTGGCGATGCCGAATTCCTCATGGAGTTCAACACTTTGCTGGCGGTTACCACGGCAGGAGCCGCGGAGCCTGTGGCTCGCCGGGCAGCCCGGGCGAGGCTGCAGCTGCCGTCATCGGCCGCCCCGCTGCTGATCATTGCCGGAGTACCCACTTTGGTGCTGACCGGTGGTTGGGAACCGTTGTATGAAGAGGTTGCCGGTTACTTGGAGAGCACCGGCGCCAAACATGTTGTTCTACGAAGCGGGCACAGGCCTCACGATACCGCTGCTGGTGCAGCACAGATTGAACAGTTTATCGAGGCTACGGAGCGCAGCGCCGTACATTAG
- a CDS encoding GNAT family N-acetyltransferase, protein MLEIRPAALPEFALLPAIEAEADAAFEALDPPISIADFPAPDSAQDYADAFHIMVAGRPPAGFVRLEIVDGQAHMAQLSVSPQYARQGIGRQLVNAAIAWAAEAGFHSMTLTTFAHIPFNGPFYTSCGFSELPHEQWTAELAELRHHEAFWTPREPGS, encoded by the coding sequence ATGTTGGAAATCCGCCCGGCCGCCTTGCCTGAGTTTGCCCTGCTTCCTGCCATAGAGGCCGAGGCAGATGCAGCCTTTGAGGCGCTGGATCCGCCCATATCCATTGCGGACTTTCCCGCCCCGGACTCGGCACAGGATTACGCCGACGCCTTTCACATCATGGTTGCGGGGCGTCCACCGGCCGGTTTTGTCAGGCTGGAGATCGTCGATGGCCAGGCCCACATGGCTCAATTGTCGGTGAGCCCGCAGTATGCGCGGCAGGGGATTGGGCGCCAGTTGGTCAACGCCGCAATTGCGTGGGCCGCCGAGGCCGGGTTTCACTCCATGACGCTCACTACCTTTGCGCACATCCCGTTCAATGGACCCTTTTATACCAGTTGCGGCTTTAGTGAGCTTCCCCACGAGCAGTGGACAGCAGAGCTGGCAGAGTTGCGCCACCACGAGGCTTTTTGGACGCCAAGGGAGCCCGGATCGTGA